One window of Trifolium pratense cultivar HEN17-A07 linkage group LG5, ARS_RC_1.1, whole genome shotgun sequence genomic DNA carries:
- the LOC123887099 gene encoding protein NONRESPONDING TO OXYLIPINS 2, mitochondrial: MASACTRIAQRASISSIKSAIKSNIRASSFPKPTTATTSSPLRRSFTSRIAPELGCVQSLLPLHSAVAVARMTSRLSITSRNCRSLSQELGLSVPR; encoded by the exons ATGGCTTCAGCGTGCACCAGAATCGCTCAAAGAGCATCAATTTCATCCATAAAATCAGCAATCAAATCGAACATTCGCGCTTCATCTTTTCCCAAACCAACCACCGCCACCACTTCTTCTCCGCTTCGCCGATCATTTACTTCCAGGATTGCGCCGGAACTTGGATGCGTTCAGTCGTTGTTGCCGTTACACAGTGCAGTTGCGGTGGCTAGAATGACTTCAAGACTCAGCATAACTTCGAGGAACTGTCGTTCGCTTTCTCAGG AGCTCGGTCTATCGGTTCCAAGGTGA